A stretch of Chloracidobacterium validum DNA encodes these proteins:
- a CDS encoding transposase has product MTDDLYGRPAGRPNRRSIRLQGYDYTQPGAYFVTIVARDRVCLFGEVVGGEMQLNEYGQIVCEEWFKTTALRPYVRLDENEFVVMPNHVHGIIRIVDDVGATRRVAPTTDTMDATPPGPEPGSIGAIIGQFKSVTAKRINTRRGTPGLPVWQRNYYEHIIRNEESLNRIREYIGSNPMQWELDRENPT; this is encoded by the coding sequence ATGACGGACGATCTGTACGGGCGACCGGCCGGTCGTCCCAACCGACGCAGCATTCGCCTACAGGGGTATGATTACACCCAGCCAGGCGCGTACTTTGTCACCATCGTCGCGCGGGATCGGGTGTGTTTGTTTGGCGAAGTGGTGGGCGGGGAAATGCAGTTGAATGAATACGGTCAAATCGTGTGCGAGGAATGGTTTAAGACCACCGCATTACGCCCATACGTGCGTCTGGACGAAAATGAATTCGTGGTCATGCCCAATCATGTGCATGGGATTATTCGAATTGTGGATGATGTAGGGGCGACCCGTCGGGTCGCCCCTACTACCGACACGATGGATGCAACACCGCCTGGGCCGGAACCAGGATCCATCGGCGCCATCATCGGCCAATTCAAATCCGTTACCGCCAAACGCATCAACACCCGTCGCGGCACCCCAGGATTGCCGGTTTGGCAGCGGAATTATTACGAACACATCATCCGCAATGAGGAGTCCTTGAACCGCATCCGAGAATACATCGGCAGCAACCCCATGCAATGGGAATTGGATCGGGAAAATCCCACGTAG
- a CDS encoding Fic/DOC family N-terminal domain-containing protein produces MKRGLTGPYQTTVTGGETVRAFLPDPLPPQPPLEMTDQRQRLLERATLALGRLDSVTLLLPDPDLFLYAYVRREAVLSSQIEGTQSTLDQLE; encoded by the coding sequence GTGAAGCGCGGCTTGACTGGACCCTATCAGACTACCGTGACCGGCGGGGAAACCGTTCGGGCGTTCCTCCCGGATCCGCTGCCGCCCCAACCACCACTGGAAATGACCGACCAGCGCCAGCGCTTGCTGGAACGCGCGACTTTGGCGCTGGGCCGGCTCGACAGCGTGACCCTGCTCTTGCCCGACCCCGATTTATTCCTCTACGCCTACGTGCGGCGTGAGGCGGTGCTTTCCTCGCAAATTGAAGGCACGCAATCCACCTTGGATCAATTGGAATGA
- a CDS encoding N-6 DNA methylase, whose translation MREDKRWQYGAPPVGNANFAWVQHMVHHLAPAGVADFVLANGSVSSNRSGEGEIRKNLVEADLVDCMVALPGQLFYSTQIPACLWFLSRNKSGVGAVGRPSLRDRRGEILFIDARKMGRMVDRTHRELTDDDIARIANTYHAWRGTVGATHAVGATGRSPLREYRDIPGFCKSATIDDVRKHGHVLTPGRYVGAEAQEDDGEPFEEKMVRLVAQLREQQAEAARLNAAIAKNLKELGYD comes from the coding sequence CTGCGCGAGGACAAGCGCTGGCAGTACGGCGCGCCGCCGGTGGGCAACGCCAACTTCGCCTGGGTGCAGCACATGGTGCACCACCTGGCACCCGCAGGCGTGGCCGACTTCGTGCTGGCGAACGGCTCGGTGTCATCGAACCGGTCGGGCGAGGGTGAAATCCGCAAAAACCTCGTCGAGGCCGACCTCGTGGACTGCATGGTGGCGCTGCCGGGCCAGCTCTTCTATTCCACCCAAATACCAGCCTGCCTGTGGTTCCTGTCCAGAAACAAATCCGGCGTAGGGGCGGTCGGCCGACCGTCCCTACGCGACCGGCGTGGCGAAATCCTCTTCATTGATGCCCGCAAGATGGGCCGTATGGTGGACCGCACCCACCGCGAACTGACCGATGATGACATCGCCCGCATCGCCAACACGTACCACGCCTGGCGTGGAACCGTCGGGGCAACGCATGCCGTAGGGGCGACCGGCCGGTCGCCCCTACGGGAATACCGCGACATTCCCGGATTCTGCAAATCCGCCACCATTGATGATGTGCGCAAGCACGGCCACGTGCTCACCCCGGGCCGCTACGTCGGCGCCGAAGCCCAAGAAGACGATGGCGAGCCGTTCGAGGAAAAAATGGTCCGCCTGGTGGCGCAACTGCGCGAACAACAAGCCGAAGCCGCACGGCTCAATGCGGCCATTGCTAAAAACCTGAAGGAGCTGGGATACGACTGA
- a CDS encoding type II toxin-antitoxin system PemK/MazF family toxin has product MRPALLLGKLPGEYDDWLICMISSQTRQYIAGFDEIVKDGDQDFEPSGLKVASVIRVGRLAVVSGEILLGAIGEISPERLKRVQQNLANWLSQKQNSD; this is encoded by the coding sequence TTGCGTCCCGCCCTTTTGTTGGGAAAACTTCCAGGGGAATATGATGACTGGCTGATTTGCATGATTTCTTCGCAAACACGCCAATACATTGCGGGGTTCGACGAGATTGTAAAAGATGGTGATCAAGATTTTGAACCAAGCGGGCTGAAAGTTGCGAGTGTGATTCGGGTCGGGCGTTTAGCCGTTGTTTCTGGGGAAATACTTCTTGGCGCGATCGGTGAAATCTCACCGGAGCGTCTGAAGCGAGTGCAGCAGAATTTGGCAAATTGGTTGTCTCAAAAACAAAACAGCGACTAA
- a CDS encoding magnesium chelatase subunit H has product MKFLFIALDGQADLALTVAATRVRERHGVDLHVAFHIAAELDRAEAVEKLRADAADADLVFVVHQFDDEKIALIRELLHRHAARYQAVICVMCAPSLIRETRLGRFVLAKKDEGETPWYSPLRMIRAVKDSFKKADDPDAEPKAAQPPGRTMLTMLKNAGKIMKYIPGTAQDIHAYMMSIQYWLNASADNLEQFLLFLLTRYTDAYRGRFNPKAPVEYPDVGLFHPREGRIVESLKELRAHTPWHANAPTIGVLMLRSYLLSGNRAHYAAVIESLEARGANVIPAYAFGLDGRPAVEKYFLDRGRPVVDAVLSLTGFSLVGGPAYNDAQAAERLLKQLDVPYVCAPSLEFQTIEEWLADTQGLNRLQATLMVSIPELDGTTDQIVFAGKSGNSRLLEPIPDRVERLVGRVLARARLRRRPAAKRRVAIVLFNFPPSQGNVGTAAYLDVWTSLHRLLGKMRQAGYHIEDVPATVDELRDSIVQGNALQYGQPANVCDLLPRREYERLVTTYREIEREWGPSPGDKNVYGGDFAIMGRVFGNVGVFVQPSFGFEDDPMRLLFSQDATPNHGFTAFYAYLNHAWGADALLHFGTHGATEFMPGKQVGLSHRCWSDRLIGDLPNIYAYCANNPSEGLIAKRRGYATLVSYLSPPIEAAGLYKDFVTLKETMDGFRNEPTRREAYVPAIVEKAKGLNLLDHDFRDEELTTERFQKLYTDLLELEYSLIPTGLHTMDDGLDEQELLGMLQVVADFPVAERRLPSLTKTVLAHWAETTRPPGVVGAGDALAAFSHTVELERQARRFIGEAIAEMHARRSAKAGASLLSKLCRAKRGLFDAHFEFLFDLHEKLRTNAELDAILRALDGRYIEPVAGGDVVRDPSILPTGRNLHAIDPYRMPTYAAAREAQAAVRQLLDRYAREHGGTLPRSVALVLWGTDNLKSGGVGVAQALWLLGARATADEMGRIANVELIPLAELGRPRIDVVLTLSGIFRDVLPQQMRLLDRAVRLVAQADEPLEQNFVRAHVQEMLGQGVAFEDAVRRIFSNAAGSYGANVNHLVDSATWENDSEIAQTFLSRKGFAYDQNGQFVEARADYERVLGGVTLAFQNVDSTEMNITDIDHYYEYLGGVTSAVKHLRGDAATPAVMLADATGAEAKVRSLEETVRLESRTKLLNPKWYEAMLENGYAGVSQIERQVSNTFGWSATCRAVDDWVYDGVAQTYVLDEAMRARLQRLNPSSLSKLTRRLLEANGRGLWKTDEATLEQLREAYAQMEDALENVAS; this is encoded by the coding sequence ATGAAGTTTCTTTTCATTGCACTCGATGGGCAAGCTGACCTCGCCCTGACTGTCGCAGCGACGCGGGTTCGTGAACGGCACGGCGTCGACTTACACGTCGCCTTTCACATCGCGGCAGAACTTGACCGCGCCGAAGCGGTTGAAAAGCTGCGGGCCGATGCCGCCGACGCCGACCTCGTCTTTGTCGTCCACCAGTTCGACGACGAAAAGATTGCCCTCATTCGGGAACTTCTCCACCGCCACGCCGCCCGCTACCAAGCGGTCATTTGTGTGATGTGCGCCCCGTCGCTCATCCGGGAGACGCGCCTCGGCCGGTTCGTCCTGGCCAAGAAAGACGAAGGAGAAACGCCGTGGTACTCGCCGCTGCGCATGATCCGCGCCGTGAAGGATTCCTTCAAAAAGGCTGACGACCCGGATGCCGAACCCAAAGCCGCCCAACCACCCGGGCGGACGATGCTCACCATGCTCAAAAACGCCGGGAAGATTATGAAGTACATCCCCGGCACGGCGCAGGACATTCACGCCTACATGATGAGCATTCAGTATTGGCTCAACGCCTCGGCCGACAACCTGGAGCAATTTCTCCTCTTTCTGCTCACGCGCTACACCGACGCCTACCGCGGTCGGTTCAACCCGAAAGCCCCCGTTGAATACCCAGATGTGGGGCTATTTCACCCACGCGAAGGGCGGATTGTTGAGTCGCTCAAGGAACTCCGCGCCCATACGCCCTGGCACGCCAACGCTCCGACGATTGGCGTCTTGATGCTGCGGTCATACCTGTTGTCCGGCAATCGCGCCCACTACGCAGCGGTGATCGAGTCGCTCGAAGCGCGGGGAGCCAATGTCATCCCAGCCTATGCCTTCGGGCTGGACGGGCGTCCGGCCGTGGAAAAATACTTCCTTGACCGCGGTCGGCCGGTGGTGGATGCGGTGCTGTCCCTGACCGGATTTTCCCTGGTGGGTGGGCCGGCCTACAACGACGCCCAGGCAGCGGAGCGCCTGTTGAAGCAGCTCGATGTGCCGTATGTCTGCGCGCCGTCACTGGAGTTTCAGACCATTGAAGAGTGGCTGGCCGATACCCAGGGCCTCAACCGCCTCCAGGCAACCTTGATGGTTTCCATCCCGGAACTGGACGGCACAACCGACCAAATCGTGTTTGCCGGTAAATCGGGTAACTCGCGGCTGCTCGAACCCATTCCCGACCGGGTCGAACGCCTTGTTGGAAGAGTCCTGGCCCGCGCCCGGCTTCGTCGCCGGCCGGCGGCCAAGCGGCGGGTCGCCATCGTGCTGTTCAACTTCCCGCCCAGTCAGGGGAATGTCGGCACGGCGGCTTACCTCGATGTCTGGACGAGCCTGCACCGGCTGCTTGGGAAAATGCGGCAAGCGGGCTATCACATCGAAGATGTCCCGGCGACGGTTGATGAACTCCGTGACAGCATCGTGCAGGGCAACGCCCTCCAGTATGGCCAGCCGGCCAACGTCTGCGATTTGCTTCCCCGCCGTGAATACGAGCGACTGGTGACGACCTACCGTGAAATTGAACGCGAGTGGGGCCCGTCGCCCGGCGACAAAAACGTCTATGGCGGTGACTTCGCCATCATGGGACGGGTGTTTGGAAACGTCGGGGTATTCGTCCAGCCGAGCTTCGGCTTCGAGGACGACCCCATGCGGCTGCTGTTTTCGCAGGACGCCACGCCAAACCATGGCTTTACGGCTTTCTATGCCTATCTCAACCACGCTTGGGGCGCGGATGCCTTGCTCCACTTTGGAACGCATGGCGCCACGGAGTTCATGCCCGGCAAGCAGGTCGGGTTGAGCCACCGCTGCTGGAGCGACCGACTGATTGGCGACCTGCCAAACATCTATGCCTACTGTGCCAACAATCCCTCCGAAGGCCTCATTGCCAAACGGCGCGGCTACGCCACCCTCGTCAGTTATCTGAGTCCGCCAATTGAAGCCGCCGGTCTCTACAAAGACTTCGTGACGCTCAAGGAAACCATGGACGGTTTCCGCAATGAACCAACCCGCCGCGAGGCGTACGTGCCGGCCATCGTTGAAAAAGCCAAGGGGCTGAACCTGCTCGACCACGACTTCCGCGATGAAGAGCTGACGACCGAGCGTTTTCAGAAGCTCTACACCGACCTGCTCGAACTCGAATACAGCCTGATTCCGACCGGGCTGCATACGATGGACGACGGCCTCGATGAGCAAGAACTGTTGGGCATGCTGCAAGTCGTGGCAGATTTCCCGGTCGCCGAGCGCCGCCTGCCCAGCCTGACCAAGACTGTCCTCGCGCACTGGGCCGAAACAACCAGACCGCCCGGCGTGGTTGGCGCCGGCGATGCGCTGGCGGCCTTTTCACATACGGTCGAACTCGAACGCCAGGCCCGGCGCTTCATCGGCGAAGCCATCGCCGAAATGCACGCGCGGCGTTCGGCCAAAGCCGGGGCTAGCTTGTTGAGCAAGCTTTGTCGCGCCAAACGTGGGCTGTTTGATGCGCACTTCGAGTTTTTGTTTGATCTCCACGAAAAGCTCCGCACCAATGCCGAGCTGGATGCCATTTTGCGGGCGCTGGATGGGCGCTACATCGAACCCGTCGCTGGAGGTGATGTCGTGCGCGATCCAAGCATCCTGCCCACCGGCCGCAACCTGCATGCCATTGACCCCTATCGCATGCCGACCTACGCCGCCGCGCGCGAGGCCCAGGCGGCCGTTCGGCAACTACTGGACCGCTATGCGCGGGAGCATGGCGGGACGTTGCCGCGGAGTGTGGCGCTCGTCCTGTGGGGAACGGACAACCTGAAAAGTGGCGGCGTGGGCGTGGCGCAGGCCCTGTGGTTGCTTGGCGCGCGGGCGACCGCCGACGAAATGGGGCGCATCGCCAACGTCGAACTCATTCCGCTGGCGGAACTCGGTCGGCCGCGCATTGATGTCGTCCTGACGCTGTCCGGCATCTTCCGGGACGTGCTGCCCCAGCAGATGCGGCTGCTTGACCGCGCCGTGCGGTTGGTTGCCCAGGCGGATGAGCCGCTGGAGCAAAACTTCGTTCGCGCGCACGTTCAGGAAATGCTGGGGCAGGGCGTTGCTTTCGAGGATGCCGTCCGCCGGATTTTCTCGAATGCCGCCGGGAGCTACGGCGCCAACGTCAATCACCTGGTGGATTCCGCCACCTGGGAAAATGATAGCGAAATTGCGCAAACGTTTTTGTCGCGCAAAGGCTTTGCCTATGACCAGAACGGGCAGTTCGTCGAGGCGCGGGCCGATTACGAGCGCGTGCTGGGTGGGGTCACGCTGGCGTTCCAGAACGTGGACTCGACCGAGATGAACATCACCGATATTGACCACTATTACGAGTACTTGGGCGGCGTCACCAGCGCGGTCAAGCACCTGCGGGGCGACGCTGCCACCCCGGCCGTCATGTTGGCGGATGCCACCGGCGCCGAAGCCAAGGTGCGGAGTTTAGAGGAAACCGTCCGGCTCGAATCGCGCACGAAGTTGCTCAATCCGAAGTGGTACGAGGCCATGCTGGAAAACGGCTACGCCGGTGTCAGTCAGATTGAGCGACAAGTTTCAAACACCTTTGGCTGGAGCGCGACCTGTCGCGCCGTGGATGATTGGGTGTATGACGGCGTGGCGCAGACCTACGTGCTGGACGAGGCCATGCGCGCCCGACTTCAGCGCCTCAATCCGAGCAGCCTGTCGAAATTGACGCGCCGGTTGCTCGAAGCCAACGGACGGGGCTTGTGGAAGACAGATGAGGCGACGCTGGAACAGTTGCGTGAGGCCTACGCCCAGATGGAAGACGCCTTGGAAAACGTGGCTTCGTAA
- the hemA gene encoding glutamyl-tRNA reductase yields MKFVLVGLNHHTAPIAVRERFAFSKHYLPEALNLFVDGQDIVEGMILSTCNRVELLAVTPHESSQGVSCVKKFLKAIHQKCDGYDEHLYCYTDQDVVRHVFRVAASLDSMILGEPQILGQVKEAYATAQALNKTGTLLNKLMHRAFSVAKRVRTETKIGANAISVSYAAVELARRIFTSLEGQTVMLVGAGEMAELAATHLMSAGASHIIVASRSFDKAVQLATKFNGSAVIFDRFRERLPEADILIFATAAPHFVVRVADVAAAMERRRHRPMFIIDISVPRNVDPSINDLEQVFVYDVDDLQAVVENNLRERKQEAERANRLVEEELAAFVAEWRMMAAGPFIAALNAHLAEVAQSEYERHRKRIERLGGMSPEVEQYVREVILTSILRKFAHPLIENIRESAAQGERSRLCETFGLDVRVNTQVQVRWMRSA; encoded by the coding sequence ATGAAGTTTGTACTCGTCGGACTCAATCACCATACCGCGCCGATTGCGGTGCGCGAACGGTTTGCTTTCAGCAAGCACTACCTACCGGAAGCGCTCAATCTGTTTGTGGATGGGCAGGACATTGTTGAGGGGATGATTCTTTCGACCTGCAATCGGGTTGAACTGCTTGCCGTGACCCCGCACGAGAGTTCGCAGGGGGTAAGTTGCGTCAAGAAGTTTCTCAAGGCCATTCACCAGAAGTGTGACGGCTACGATGAGCATTTGTACTGCTACACCGATCAGGATGTCGTGCGCCATGTGTTTCGCGTGGCCGCGAGCCTCGACTCGATGATCCTGGGCGAGCCGCAGATTCTCGGCCAAGTCAAGGAGGCCTATGCCACGGCGCAGGCCCTCAACAAGACCGGAACCCTGCTCAACAAACTCATGCACAGGGCCTTCAGTGTGGCCAAACGGGTTCGGACCGAGACAAAAATTGGCGCGAATGCGATTTCGGTTAGCTACGCGGCGGTTGAACTCGCCCGGCGCATCTTTACCAGCCTCGAAGGGCAAACGGTCATGCTGGTCGGCGCCGGAGAGATGGCCGAACTGGCGGCAACCCACCTGATGAGCGCCGGCGCCAGTCACATCATCGTGGCCAGCCGGTCGTTCGACAAAGCCGTGCAGTTGGCAACCAAGTTCAATGGGTCGGCCGTGATTTTTGATCGGTTCCGGGAGCGGTTGCCGGAAGCCGATATTCTCATCTTTGCGACGGCCGCCCCGCACTTCGTCGTCCGGGTTGCCGATGTGGCCGCCGCCATGGAGCGGCGGCGGCACCGGCCGATGTTCATTATCGACATTTCCGTGCCACGTAACGTTGACCCGTCCATCAATGACCTGGAGCAAGTCTTTGTCTATGACGTGGATGATCTGCAAGCCGTGGTCGAAAACAACCTGCGTGAGCGCAAGCAGGAAGCTGAACGTGCCAACCGCCTGGTTGAGGAAGAACTGGCGGCATTTGTGGCCGAGTGGCGCATGATGGCGGCCGGACCCTTCATTGCCGCGCTCAATGCCCATCTGGCAGAAGTGGCTCAGTCGGAGTATGAGCGTCATCGCAAGCGGATTGAACGCTTGGGCGGCATGTCGCCGGAAGTCGAGCAGTATGTGCGCGAGGTCATCCTCACGTCAATTTTGCGGAAATTTGCGCACCCATTGATTGAAAACATCCGTGAATCGGCGGCGCAGGGCGAGCGAAGCCGGTTATGTGAGACGTTCGGGCTTGATGTGCGCGTCAATACACAAGTCCAGGTGCGCTGGATGCGTTCGGCTTGA
- the bchL gene encoding ferredoxin:protochlorophyllide reductase (ATP-dependent) iron-sulfur ATP-binding protein → MIVSIYGKGGIGKSTTSSNIAIAMAKRGARVLQVGCDPKHDSTFTITKRMIPTLVEVLEEYDYHHEEIEPADVIFKGKMGVDAMESGGPAAGAGCGGYVTGEAVKFLRDHKLMDEYDVVIFDVLGDVVCGGFATPLNHSDFACVVTANDFDSLFAANRICAAVMAKTKNYPIYIAGLIVNRCPDTDHVERFCDRTGARIVGHVPQIDEIRRSRLAGVSIFEMKRVGGIALAQDRYLEIADYLLSEPEALKVKPLTDREVFEHLRSEYININIQRFNAEDLELLEDPSCLALS, encoded by the coding sequence ATGATCGTTTCAATCTATGGTAAAGGCGGCATTGGCAAATCCACGACCTCCTCCAACATCGCTATCGCCATGGCCAAACGTGGCGCGCGCGTCCTGCAAGTCGGCTGCGATCCCAAGCACGATTCGACCTTTACGATCACCAAGCGAATGATTCCGACCCTCGTCGAAGTCCTTGAGGAATATGACTACCACCATGAGGAAATCGAGCCGGCGGATGTGATTTTCAAGGGGAAGATGGGCGTGGACGCGATGGAGTCGGGTGGCCCGGCGGCCGGCGCGGGATGCGGCGGCTATGTCACCGGCGAAGCCGTGAAGTTTTTGCGCGACCACAAGCTGATGGATGAATACGACGTGGTGATTTTCGACGTGTTGGGCGATGTGGTCTGTGGCGGGTTTGCCACTCCGCTCAACCATTCAGATTTTGCCTGTGTCGTGACCGCCAATGATTTTGATTCGCTCTTCGCGGCCAATCGCATCTGCGCCGCCGTGATGGCCAAGACCAAAAATTATCCGATCTATATCGCCGGCCTCATTGTCAACCGCTGCCCGGATACCGATCACGTCGAACGGTTCTGTGACCGCACCGGGGCGCGGATTGTCGGCCACGTTCCCCAGATTGACGAAATCCGCCGGTCCCGGCTGGCCGGGGTTTCGATTTTCGAGATGAAACGGGTTGGTGGCATTGCCCTTGCCCAGGATCGGTACCTTGAAATCGCCGATTATCTGCTCTCCGAGCCGGAGGCCCTGAAAGTCAAGCCGTTAACCGACCGTGAGGTGTTTGAGCATCTGCGGAGCGAGTACATCAACATTAACATCCAGCGTTTCAACGCCGAGGACTTGGAACTTCTCGAAGACCCATCCTGCTTGGCGCTGAGTTGA
- a CDS encoding Coenzyme F420 hydrogenase/dehydrogenase, beta subunit C-terminal domain: MATPLPVMKLEATKAETTERFSRICSDCGICTSSLRPHVKDACAFLVQKYDELEITVQGHARSADTDELYFGPYEKIFRVRKRRPVGGAQWTGVVTTVAMRALERGLVEGVILTGTEPGTLNKPMPVLARTPEDVLACRGNKFGLSPTLEKIDDAIAAGLKRVMVVGTPCQFHALRVIEPTLPFDDLWCLGILCSDNTTHENYLTFLKSVSKSPDTVVHMEFMPDFRLWMRHVNGEVEKLNFVEIPMHEIGPDLIAPSCRVCFNYTNSLADLSVGYMGGGMPDIQWLLVRNAKGWRLLDLIRDDVELTEPTESGSRTLALKGFLSQLGKPYTKGAPRPVKKLIAFLQRRLGPRGLEFARTRVEMKLAEGLFTVRRKAGHREALLVPRYTYAPLAKYTLPGETQPPTPPASTRRPGRRTPSGKPLKTMAPVSVG, translated from the coding sequence ATGGCAACCCCACTGCCCGTCATGAAATTGGAAGCCACGAAAGCCGAGACCACCGAACGGTTTTCGCGCATCTGCAGCGATTGCGGCATCTGTACGTCCAGCCTGCGGCCGCATGTCAAGGACGCCTGCGCGTTTTTGGTTCAGAAGTACGACGAACTGGAAATAACCGTCCAGGGTCACGCCCGCAGCGCCGATACGGATGAGCTGTATTTCGGCCCCTACGAAAAGATCTTTCGTGTCCGAAAAAGGCGGCCGGTGGGTGGGGCGCAGTGGACGGGCGTGGTGACAACCGTCGCCATGCGCGCACTAGAGCGCGGGCTGGTTGAGGGCGTCATTCTGACCGGAACCGAGCCGGGAACCCTCAACAAACCGATGCCGGTGCTGGCGCGGACGCCAGAAGACGTCCTGGCCTGTCGCGGCAACAAGTTTGGCTTGTCGCCAACCCTGGAAAAGATAGATGACGCTATCGCGGCCGGACTCAAGCGCGTCATGGTGGTGGGTACGCCCTGCCAGTTTCATGCACTGCGGGTCATCGAGCCGACCTTGCCCTTCGACGACCTGTGGTGTCTGGGGATTTTGTGCAGTGACAACACCACGCACGAAAACTACCTGACATTTCTCAAGTCGGTCAGCAAGTCGCCCGATACAGTCGTGCACATGGAGTTTATGCCGGATTTTCGGCTCTGGATGCGGCATGTCAACGGTGAGGTCGAGAAGCTGAACTTCGTTGAGATTCCCATGCACGAAATCGGGCCTGACCTCATCGCCCCTTCGTGCCGGGTTTGTTTCAACTATACGAACTCACTGGCCGATCTCTCCGTCGGGTACATGGGCGGCGGCATGCCGGACATTCAGTGGCTGCTCGTGCGCAACGCCAAGGGGTGGCGACTGCTCGATCTCATCCGGGACGATGTGGAACTCACCGAGCCAACCGAAAGCGGTAGCCGAACGCTGGCTCTCAAGGGCTTTTTGTCCCAGCTTGGCAAACCGTACACGAAAGGCGCGCCGCGCCCGGTCAAGAAGCTGATTGCCTTTCTCCAGCGGCGACTGGGACCGCGTGGACTGGAGTTTGCTCGCACCCGGGTCGAGATGAAGCTTGCGGAAGGACTTTTCACCGTTCGCCGCAAGGCCGGGCACCGCGAAGCGTTGCTTGTGCCGCGGTACACGTACGCGCCGCTTGCCAAGTACACCTTGCCGGGAGAGACCCAGCCGCCAACGCCACCGGCCAGCACGCGCCGGCCAGGGCGGCGGACGCCATCCGGCAAGCCACTGAAAACCATGGCCCCGGTCAGCGTTGGCTAA
- the bchF gene encoding 2-vinyl bacteriochlorophyllide hydratase, whose protein sequence is MSTYTPEQMLRRQKSKWMPVQAFLAPVQFVIFFFSLALIIYFIITGNGFWVANISVMVKVFVLWVMAVTGAFWEKDVFGHYAFAKEFWWEDFFSTFVLISHTLYVIGFFLKWEEMTLAYVALVAYLTYCINAYQFVRKYVVNRRKLKSHGYTIAGDIPWVSGS, encoded by the coding sequence GTGTCGACCTACACCCCGGAGCAAATGCTCCGCCGTCAGAAAAGCAAGTGGATGCCAGTACAAGCCTTTTTGGCTCCGGTGCAGTTCGTCATTTTCTTTTTTAGCTTGGCACTCATTATCTACTTCATCATAACTGGAAATGGCTTTTGGGTTGCTAACATCAGCGTCATGGTGAAGGTATTCGTGCTGTGGGTGATGGCTGTGACAGGAGCCTTTTGGGAGAAGGATGTCTTTGGTCACTATGCTTTCGCCAAAGAATTCTGGTGGGAAGATTTCTTTTCGACCTTTGTTTTGATTTCACACACCCTATATGTCATTGGATTTTTCCTGAAGTGGGAAGAAATGACATTAGCTTACGTGGCTCTCGTCGCCTATTTGACCTACTGCATCAATGCCTATCAATTTGTGCGCAAGTATGTTGTCAATCGTCGCAAGCTAAAGAGCCATGGCTACACCATTGCAGGCGATATTCCATGGGTATCTGGCTCATAG